A single genomic interval of Mucilaginibacter robiniae harbors:
- a CDS encoding PRTRC system protein B, translating to MKDLTGTFGNLYEPVKALIILRKTGESQQSDYYIESYDMDDKGCPINGHPLSVRESNSLAKALQAGEKKAQGFLTPKDLMPPNVLHLNSGADGYVIWHTPPQPVKLLFTENLGIPSAMAHIPALVWKAGKGSLQLFAVYAAEFEETTPLFYAPFFNIYPDGRVCMGNVRIRIPNDCGLERFMERWQEYFFNSYFSHLIGGHEPIKGNIVQLWQQLTANAEPFPTEVLNPTPYQLKNLLR from the coding sequence ATGAAAGATTTAACCGGCACATTCGGAAATTTATATGAGCCAGTAAAGGCTTTAATTATCCTGCGCAAGACAGGCGAAAGCCAACAAAGCGATTATTATATCGAAAGTTACGACATGGACGACAAAGGTTGCCCCATCAACGGGCATCCCTTATCCGTCAGGGAAAGCAACAGCTTGGCGAAAGCCTTGCAGGCGGGGGAAAAGAAAGCACAGGGATTTTTAACGCCTAAAGACTTAATGCCCCCGAACGTTTTGCACCTGAACAGCGGTGCGGACGGTTATGTGATATGGCATACGCCACCCCAACCCGTTAAACTATTGTTTACCGAAAATTTAGGTATTCCTTCTGCAATGGCCCATATCCCCGCATTGGTATGGAAAGCCGGGAAAGGCAGCCTGCAGCTATTTGCCGTATATGCTGCGGAATTTGAAGAAACTACACCGCTTTTTTATGCCCCGTTCTTTAACATCTATCCTGATGGCAGGGTATGCATGGGTAACGTGCGCATCCGCATCCCGAACGATTGTGGCTTGGAACGATTTATGGAACGGTGGCAGGAGTACTTTTTCAACAGCTATTTCAGCCACCTGATCGGCGGCCATGAACCCATCAAAGGGAATATCGTGCAGTTGTGGCAACAACTGACCGCCAACGCAGAGCCATTCCCAACCGAAGTACTGAACCCAACCCCATACCAACTCAAAAACTTGCTCCGATGA
- a CDS encoding PRTRC system protein C: MIQTKLLPRVFIHTENGQKIRLTDPNEDFSPEAVCNHYANLYAILTTAKIVGPEFKNDFREYEFVSTIGTKG; encoded by the coding sequence ATGATACAGACAAAATTACTGCCACGGGTTTTTATCCACACCGAGAACGGACAAAAAATACGCCTGACCGACCCGAACGAGGACTTCAGCCCCGAAGCGGTTTGCAATCATTACGCCAACCTCTATGCCATCCTGACCACCGCCAAAATTGTCGGCCCGGAGTTCAAAAACGATTTCAGGGAATACGAATTTGTATCGACCATCGGCACGAAAGGCTAA
- a CDS encoding SIR2 family NAD-dependent protein deacylase, with amino-acid sequence MQKIVILTGAGISAESGLKTFRDSDGLWEGYDIEEVATPQAWQRNPALVQDFYNQRRKSVLEAKPNAAHLALVQLEEKYEVTIITQNIDDLHERACSSHVVHLHGIITRSQSSLNPELTYPLEGWEIPMNAVCELGSPLRPHVVWFGEAVPMIETAAAICATADVFVIIGTSLAVYPAAGLGDFVPRTAKRYIVDRHIPDVRNSHRFQKIEEPATIGVPMLVDKLLASA; translated from the coding sequence ATGCAAAAAATTGTCATCCTCACTGGTGCAGGCATTAGTGCCGAAAGTGGCTTGAAAACCTTTCGCGACAGCGACGGCTTATGGGAAGGTTATGATATTGAAGAAGTAGCTACGCCTCAAGCCTGGCAGCGTAACCCGGCTTTGGTGCAGGACTTTTATAATCAGCGCCGCAAATCGGTACTGGAAGCAAAACCAAACGCGGCTCACCTGGCGCTGGTACAGTTAGAAGAAAAGTATGAGGTAACCATCATCACCCAGAATATTGATGATTTACACGAGCGCGCATGTTCCAGCCATGTGGTGCATCTGCATGGTATTATTACCCGATCACAATCCAGTCTTAACCCTGAGCTTACCTACCCGCTGGAAGGGTGGGAAATACCCATGAATGCAGTATGTGAATTAGGATCGCCGTTGCGCCCGCATGTGGTTTGGTTTGGTGAAGCTGTTCCCATGATTGAAACCGCTGCTGCTATTTGCGCCACGGCTGATGTTTTTGTTATTATTGGTACCTCACTAGCCGTGTATCCTGCTGCTGGCTTAGGTGATTTTGTACCCCGTACCGCCAAGCGCTACATTGTTGACCGCCATATACCTGACGTACGCAATAGCCACAGGTTTCAAAAAATTGAAGAGCCGGCCACTATCGGGGTACCTATGCTTGTTGATAAGCTTTTGGCTTCAGCTTGA
- a CDS encoding helix-turn-helix transcriptional regulator has product MEKWIEKYCGIHPGAILDRQLKKRNLKQNAFARNIHVPAQTINAIIKGSRKMTPEVAVKIDEGLGFEESTMAVLQALYETRLVKDKLHKTDHPDFSKIRRILFWDTDFAKINWQQQRKAVVRRVWERGNEEEKQEIKRYYGADIVDAIINHTKAHSRQPSFLRQKTS; this is encoded by the coding sequence ATGGAGAAGTGGATTGAGAAATATTGTGGGATTCATCCCGGAGCCATTCTTGACCGGCAGCTCAAAAAAAGAAACCTGAAGCAAAATGCTTTTGCCAGGAATATTCACGTTCCTGCCCAGACCATCAATGCCATCATCAAAGGCAGCCGGAAAATGACGCCCGAAGTAGCCGTGAAAATTGATGAGGGGCTCGGATTCGAGGAAAGCACCATGGCCGTTCTGCAAGCACTATACGAAACGCGGCTGGTTAAGGACAAACTCCATAAAACTGACCATCCTGATTTTTCAAAGATCAGGAGGATTCTTTTTTGGGATACCGATTTCGCTAAGATCAATTGGCAGCAGCAAAGGAAAGCGGTTGTTCGCCGCGTATGGGAACGCGGCAACGAAGAAGAAAAACAGGAGATCAAGCGGTATTACGGAGCGGATATAGTGGATGCCATTATTAATCATACGAAAGCACATTCCCGCCAGCCTTCGTTTTTAAGACAAAAGACCAGTTGA
- a CDS encoding PRTRC system ThiF family protein: MLTSLARMNQAMLGLDYPGLMVTVYDDDTVSPANLGRQLFAEAEVGLPKSVALVNRINRFFGTNWKAVTKRYDTETLHYLPDHGKANLYITCVDHAAARFEVGSILAQYRSGYGYDCNKPLYWMDLGNSKDTGQVLLSTIGNLKQPPSEKFTPVGNLPFVTETFKDLLETADATDDTPSCSLAEALTKQDLFINSTLANMGASLLWQLFREGILLHRGFFLNLHDFRAQPIKVA; this comes from the coding sequence ATGCTCACCAGCCTTGCCCGGATGAACCAGGCCATGCTTGGTCTCGACTATCCCGGCCTGATGGTCACCGTTTATGACGATGATACGGTAAGCCCTGCCAACCTCGGCAGGCAGTTGTTTGCAGAAGCCGAGGTAGGCTTACCTAAAAGTGTCGCTCTGGTCAACCGGATTAACCGCTTTTTCGGAACGAACTGGAAAGCGGTTACCAAGCGGTACGATACCGAAACGCTGCACTACCTGCCCGACCACGGCAAGGCCAACCTGTATATTACCTGCGTGGATCATGCCGCCGCACGTTTTGAGGTGGGTTCGATTTTAGCGCAGTACCGGTCAGGTTATGGCTATGACTGTAACAAACCGCTGTATTGGATGGACTTGGGCAACAGCAAAGATACCGGTCAGGTATTGTTATCCACCATCGGCAACCTGAAACAGCCCCCTTCGGAAAAGTTCACCCCGGTGGGTAACCTGCCTTTTGTGACGGAGACCTTTAAAGATTTACTGGAAACCGCGGACGCCACGGACGATACGCCAAGCTGCTCCCTCGCAGAAGCCCTGACCAAACAGGATCTTTTTATCAATTCCACCTTAGCCAACATGGGGGCCTCTCTTTTGTGGCAATTGTTCCGGGAAGGGATTTTGCTGCACCGGGGGTTCTTTCTGAACCTACACGATTTCAGGGCACAGCCTATCAAAGTGGCTTAA
- a CDS encoding recombinase family protein, with protein sequence MEDKKRVGIWIRVSTDMQVKDDSPEHHERRARYYVESRDWQVEEVYRLEAVSGKTVMNHPEAQRMLQDLRSGRITGLVFSKLARLARSTKELLEFAEIFRREGADLVSLAEQIDTSTPAGRLFFTIVAAMAEWEREEISSRVAASVPIRAKMGKPLGGQASFGYKWHDKNIVIDEKEAPVRKLMYEIFLDCQRKKTTAERLNDLGHRTRNGSRFSDTTVDRLLRDTTAKGQRLANHTKSVGEGKQWITKPQQEWVIVPCAAIISVELWEKCNAILEEQLSKRARKGRISEYLLAGYVKCTCGTSMYVFSTAKKFTCKNCKNNVKVADMDEIYQQVLKGYLNDIEPKMYVEELEKAIAEKEYLLTTSTKKRAQLRKKMDDLVPLRVSGDLDKEHFAAIYQPIVAQVHQLDKSIPELQAQIDFERIQLNSTDHVLKEAKGLYESWTKMLFPEKRAIIETITEYITVGQDTIDVGILHLSPSSKLTSQHQFMGSWKLPT encoded by the coding sequence ATGGAAGATAAAAAGCGCGTTGGTATTTGGATAAGGGTTTCCACGGACATGCAGGTTAAGGACGATAGTCCGGAACATCACGAGCGGAGGGCACGGTATTATGTAGAATCCAGGGACTGGCAGGTTGAGGAAGTTTATCGGCTTGAGGCTGTATCAGGGAAAACCGTCATGAATCACCCGGAAGCGCAGCGGATGCTTCAAGACTTAAGGAGTGGGCGAATAACGGGTCTGGTATTTTCCAAGCTTGCCCGCCTTGCCCGTAGCACTAAAGAACTCCTTGAATTTGCGGAAATCTTTAGACGAGAGGGAGCTGATTTGGTTTCCCTGGCTGAACAGATTGACACCAGTACGCCGGCTGGCCGGTTATTCTTTACCATAGTCGCCGCAATGGCTGAATGGGAACGGGAAGAAATATCCAGTCGTGTAGCAGCTTCAGTACCCATACGGGCTAAAATGGGTAAACCATTAGGTGGACAGGCTAGTTTTGGCTATAAGTGGCACGACAAAAACATAGTGATTGACGAGAAAGAGGCTCCGGTACGTAAGCTGATGTATGAAATATTTCTGGATTGCCAACGGAAGAAAACGACGGCTGAAAGACTAAATGACTTAGGTCATCGAACACGGAACGGCTCACGTTTTTCAGACACTACAGTCGACAGGTTATTAAGGGATACGACTGCTAAAGGTCAACGACTTGCTAATCATACCAAAAGCGTTGGCGAGGGTAAGCAATGGATTACCAAACCACAACAGGAATGGGTTATAGTTCCATGCGCGGCCATTATTTCGGTAGAGCTATGGGAAAAGTGTAATGCCATCTTAGAAGAACAACTATCAAAGCGTGCCAGAAAGGGTAGAATATCAGAATATCTTTTAGCCGGATATGTGAAATGCACATGCGGAACATCGATGTATGTATTTAGTACGGCCAAGAAATTCACATGCAAAAACTGCAAGAACAATGTGAAGGTAGCCGATATGGATGAGATTTATCAGCAAGTTCTCAAAGGCTATTTGAACGATATTGAACCCAAAATGTATGTCGAAGAACTTGAAAAGGCTATCGCGGAAAAAGAATACTTACTGACCACCTCAACGAAGAAGCGTGCTCAACTCCGTAAAAAAATGGATGATCTGGTTCCCCTAAGGGTTAGCGGCGACCTTGATAAGGAGCATTTTGCTGCGATTTATCAGCCAATTGTTGCACAGGTTCATCAGCTTGATAAATCGATTCCTGAACTCCAGGCACAGATCGACTTCGAACGTATACAGCTTAATTCTACTGACCATGTATTGAAAGAAGCCAAAGGCCTGTATGAATCATGGACCAAAATGCTTTTTCCTGAGAAACGCGCTATTATTGAGACCATTACAGAATATATTACCGTCGGTCAGGACACAATTGATGTCGGAATTCTACACCTTTCTCCGTCCTCAAAACTAACAAGTCAACATCAATTCATGGGTTCATGGAAGCTACCAACATAA
- a CDS encoding error-prone DNA polymerase: MSVISEKGMPWKVITEFSVSVRLFLLSELGVPLVPTNDVHYHHVSRRELQDILTCIREKCTIFNAGYKLHQNAERHLKEKVEMERLFRNYPEAISNTRIIADACKFDLKSLKYKYPSELTTEGRTPMQQLEYLTWKGANSFYGDNIPLKVKEAIEDELEIIAELDVPDYFLTVEDYVTWARKQGILCQGRGSAANSAVCFVLGITSVPPDKSNLLFARFLSKERNEPPDIDVDFEHERREEVIQYVYNRFGRDRAAILPTVFMLHYKGAVNDVGRAMGLSADVVKQLSDAYGNLTDEEITAEQLDALGLNHQDPHLLKVIELTSQLIGFPRQLGQHTGGFVITDGKLSDLCPIFHARMENRTNIEWNKDDIDALGFMKVDILALGMLTCIRKAFDLVQSHYGKTLTLANIPEDDPKVYEMITAADTLGVFQIESRAQMSMLPRMKPTCFYDLVIEVAIVRPGPIQGDMVHPYIRRRNGEEDVDYPSEEIRSILERTLGVPLFQEQAMELAIVAAGFTPGEADLLRRTMATFKFNGMVSKFEQKLINGMTSRGYSEEYARRIFKQLEGFGSYGFPESHAASFALLVYVSCWLKFYYPEVFATALLNSQPIGFYQPAQIVGNAREHGVKMLPVDVNRSQWDYTLEAKQGQYFAIRIGFREISGIREDEIAKLVTGRLKPYTAPHQICDAGVSVATMEKLANADAFRSMDMDRRQALWEVSTLHDRPVQLMQGQPSPSDYEPEVVLPTLRLSEHVVQDYATTGLSIKGHPLSFIRHTLELLHIRTAKDTNQTENKTVIKTAGLILIRQRPGTAKGVCFITLEDETGTTNLVVFPKLFDKYRKDILHARLLMVEGVVERTDVTHVIVRRIFDITKLLGNLTAIRNEKQPVLTLSRADEKASPFVPMDKPLKTWQQPEDSFHKGRNFK; encoded by the coding sequence GTGTCTGTAATTTCGGAAAAAGGAATGCCATGGAAGGTAATCACTGAATTTTCGGTGTCTGTACGCCTGTTCCTGTTAAGTGAATTGGGGGTTCCATTAGTGCCCACCAATGACGTACATTATCATCACGTGTCACGGCGCGAACTTCAGGATATCCTGACCTGCATCCGGGAAAAATGCACCATTTTCAATGCGGGCTATAAGCTTCATCAGAACGCAGAACGGCACCTGAAAGAAAAGGTCGAGATGGAGCGGTTGTTCCGCAATTACCCGGAAGCAATCAGTAATACAAGGATCATTGCCGATGCCTGCAAGTTCGATCTTAAATCGCTGAAATATAAATATCCCAGTGAGTTGACCACCGAGGGGCGTACGCCGATGCAGCAGTTGGAATACCTGACATGGAAAGGTGCGAATAGCTTCTACGGCGATAATATACCCCTAAAAGTCAAAGAAGCGATTGAAGACGAACTGGAGATCATTGCGGAGCTGGACGTACCCGATTATTTTTTGACGGTAGAGGATTACGTCACCTGGGCACGTAAACAAGGGATCCTTTGCCAGGGACGTGGCTCGGCAGCAAATTCCGCAGTATGCTTCGTGCTCGGCATCACCTCAGTACCTCCTGATAAGTCCAACTTACTCTTTGCCCGTTTCCTATCGAAAGAACGTAATGAGCCGCCAGATATTGATGTGGACTTTGAGCACGAGCGGCGGGAAGAGGTGATCCAGTATGTTTATAACCGCTTTGGACGCGACCGGGCGGCGATCCTGCCCACCGTATTCATGCTCCATTACAAAGGAGCGGTCAACGACGTCGGCCGTGCCATGGGGCTCTCCGCCGATGTGGTCAAACAATTGTCGGACGCTTACGGCAATCTTACCGATGAGGAAATTACAGCGGAGCAACTGGATGCGTTAGGACTGAATCACCAAGATCCGCATTTGCTCAAGGTGATAGAACTCACTTCCCAGCTGATCGGCTTTCCCCGGCAGCTCGGGCAGCATACGGGCGGCTTTGTCATTACGGACGGTAAGCTTAGCGACCTGTGCCCGATCTTCCACGCCCGGATGGAAAACCGGACCAATATTGAATGGAACAAGGATGACATCGACGCGTTGGGTTTTATGAAGGTGGATATCCTGGCTTTAGGGATGCTGACCTGTATCCGCAAAGCTTTTGATCTGGTGCAAAGCCATTATGGAAAAACCCTTACCCTGGCTAACATCCCTGAGGACGACCCCAAAGTTTATGAAATGATTACCGCAGCGGATACGCTCGGCGTATTCCAGATCGAGAGCCGGGCGCAGATGTCCATGCTGCCGCGCATGAAACCCACCTGCTTTTATGACCTGGTTATCGAAGTGGCTATTGTACGGCCAGGTCCTATCCAAGGCGATATGGTACACCCATACATCAGGCGGCGGAACGGCGAGGAAGACGTCGATTATCCCTCCGAGGAAATACGGTCTATCCTGGAGCGAACCTTGGGCGTACCGCTTTTTCAGGAACAGGCGATGGAATTGGCTATTGTCGCTGCCGGCTTTACGCCGGGCGAAGCCGATCTGCTGCGAAGAACAATGGCCACTTTTAAGTTTAACGGAATGGTCAGCAAGTTCGAGCAAAAACTGATCAACGGGATGACCTCCCGCGGCTACAGTGAGGAATACGCCCGCCGTATTTTTAAACAGCTGGAAGGTTTTGGCAGTTACGGATTCCCGGAAAGTCATGCAGCCAGTTTTGCCCTGCTGGTTTATGTTTCCTGCTGGTTGAAGTTTTATTATCCCGAAGTGTTTGCCACGGCGTTACTCAACAGCCAGCCCATAGGCTTTTATCAGCCCGCTCAGATCGTCGGTAACGCCCGGGAACACGGCGTCAAAATGTTGCCTGTTGATGTGAATCGCTCACAATGGGATTATACGCTGGAGGCTAAGCAGGGGCAGTACTTTGCGATCCGTATAGGCTTTCGGGAAATCAGTGGCATCAGAGAAGATGAAATCGCTAAATTGGTAACAGGTCGGCTTAAACCTTACACTGCACCGCACCAGATCTGCGATGCCGGAGTGAGCGTTGCCACGATGGAAAAGCTCGCCAATGCCGATGCCTTCCGTTCCATGGACATGGACCGGCGCCAGGCGCTCTGGGAAGTCTCCACCCTGCATGACCGCCCGGTGCAGCTCATGCAAGGCCAGCCCTCACCAAGTGATTATGAACCGGAGGTTGTCCTCCCGACGCTGCGCTTGTCCGAACATGTGGTACAGGATTATGCCACGACCGGGCTTTCTATCAAGGGGCACCCACTCAGTTTTATCCGACACACTTTGGAGCTGTTGCATATCAGAACCGCGAAGGATACTAATCAAACGGAAAACAAAACGGTCATCAAAACCGCCGGCCTGATCCTAATCCGTCAGCGGCCCGGAACAGCCAAAGGTGTTTGCTTTATTACCCTGGAAGATGAGACCGGCACTACTAATTTGGTTGTGTTCCCGAAGCTTTTCGATAAATACCGTAAAGACATCCTGCATGCCCGTTTACTCATGGTAGAAGGCGTTGTCGAACGCACAGATGTTACCCATGTGATCGTCAGACGGATATTCGACATCACCAAACTTTTAGGGAACCTGACGGCTATCCGGAACGAAAAGCAACCGGTACTTACACTATCCCGGGCCGATGAGAAGGCCTCACCGTTTGTCCCGATGGACAAGCCGTTAAAAACCTGGCAGCAGCCGGAGGACAGTTTCCATAAAGGCCGAAACTTTAAATAA
- a CDS encoding energy transducer TonB, translated as MKTLTLKPVATFSYRRILGVITLILLPLLSHAQSGNNDKIYIAVQQSPVFPGGMDKFYTYLAQTIHYPAADRNKNIQGRVIATFVVEKDGSLSNIKALKGPSASLNTEATRALASSPHWIPGMQNHKKVRVQYTVPIMFTLDGNKPAYGQAQQPTVTKSLYLVNGVKTSVNDFNKIPTSRMASMKVLSGKEAAAKYGESGKNGVVEVTTKGR; from the coding sequence ATGAAAACATTAACTTTAAAGCCCGTTGCTACCTTTTCTTACAGAAGAATACTAGGAGTTATTACCTTGATTCTGCTGCCTCTTTTAAGCCATGCACAATCAGGTAATAATGATAAAATTTACATCGCCGTTCAGCAGTCTCCAGTGTTTCCGGGAGGGATGGATAAATTTTACACGTATTTAGCCCAAACTATACATTACCCCGCTGCCGATCGCAACAAGAACATTCAAGGGCGAGTAATTGCTACTTTCGTGGTTGAAAAAGATGGTTCGTTATCCAATATCAAAGCCTTAAAAGGTCCGAGTGCCAGTCTAAATACAGAAGCTACCAGGGCACTAGCCTCATCTCCGCATTGGATACCTGGTATGCAAAATCATAAAAAAGTACGTGTACAATACACAGTGCCCATTATGTTTACGTTGGATGGCAATAAGCCAGCATATGGGCAGGCGCAACAACCAACAGTAACTAAATCATTATACCTGGTAAACGGCGTAAAAACCAGCGTAAACGATTTCAATAAAATACCTACCTCACGTATGGCCAGCATGAAGGTATTAAGTGGTAAAGAAGCTGCTGCTAAATACGGTGAATCAGGTAAAAACGGCGTGGTTGAAGTCACAACCAAAGGCCGATAA
- a CDS encoding M1 family metallopeptidase produces MRAARFYCFLVTLICFSQAQAQSLNSFFDVLHYRYALQLNDANNSIKGQATITLKTLNDKASIALDLVKKNSTGKGMLVSGVKENGKTIKFMQDSDQLLLYTSVKRQTTHTYTITYEGIPADGLIISTNKYHHRTFFGDNWPNRTHNWLPCADYPSDKATVEFFVTAPNHYQVVANGLKVKETLLPHQLKLTHWNEKVPVPPYVMVIGVANFAINQSGTVNGIPVYSYVFPEEAKTGFQDYAMAKEILPFYIQHIGPYAYEKLANVQSKTIFGGMENASAIFYFENSVGDRDVESLLAHEIAHQWFGDAVTEKTWPHLWLSEGFATYLTDCYLESKYGADTLNKRLIQERNKIFAFEKRRFTPVIDTTVTRNYTQLLNANSYEKGSWIIHMMRRQMGDQHFWSGLRRYYVRYKNGNATSNDLWQIMETESRRDLTPIFKQWLTQPGHPQLAFNWHYDEAKKQLQIKITQQQKNLFSFPLDYLVDGQFQQVDVKDRETTILLPLDKKAYKVVADPYVNLLGEVEIKEM; encoded by the coding sequence ATGCGTGCTGCTCGCTTTTACTGTTTTCTTGTTACGCTGATCTGTTTTTCGCAAGCTCAGGCTCAATCATTAAACTCGTTTTTTGATGTATTACATTATCGCTATGCCTTGCAGCTTAATGATGCTAATAACAGCATTAAAGGTCAGGCAACTATTACTTTAAAAACGCTGAATGACAAAGCATCAATTGCTCTGGATCTGGTCAAAAAAAACAGTACCGGCAAAGGGATGCTGGTAAGCGGCGTAAAAGAAAATGGCAAAACGATCAAGTTTATGCAGGATAGTGATCAGCTTTTGCTTTACACTTCCGTAAAGCGCCAAACCACACATACTTATACCATAACTTACGAGGGTATACCCGCTGATGGCCTAATTATCTCGACCAACAAATACCATCACCGTACCTTTTTTGGCGATAACTGGCCCAACCGCACCCATAACTGGTTGCCATGCGCTGATTATCCAAGCGATAAAGCTACTGTAGAGTTCTTTGTTACGGCACCTAACCATTACCAGGTAGTAGCCAACGGATTGAAGGTTAAGGAAACCTTACTGCCACACCAGTTAAAACTTACTCATTGGAACGAGAAAGTACCTGTACCCCCTTACGTAATGGTAATTGGTGTAGCTAATTTTGCTATTAACCAGTCGGGCACTGTTAATGGTATTCCGGTGTACTCATATGTGTTTCCGGAAGAAGCCAAAACTGGTTTTCAGGATTATGCCATGGCTAAAGAGATATTGCCTTTTTACATACAACATATTGGCCCTTATGCTTACGAGAAATTAGCTAACGTACAATCCAAAACCATATTTGGTGGTATGGAGAATGCCAGTGCCATTTTCTATTTTGAAAATTCGGTAGGCGACCGCGACGTTGAAAGTTTACTGGCGCATGAAATTGCCCACCAGTGGTTCGGTGATGCGGTTACCGAAAAAACCTGGCCGCACCTATGGCTTAGCGAAGGTTTTGCCACGTACCTAACCGATTGCTACCTGGAAAGTAAATATGGTGCAGATACCCTGAACAAACGTTTGATACAAGAACGCAATAAAATCTTTGCTTTTGAAAAGCGTCGTTTTACACCCGTAATTGATACAACGGTGACTCGCAATTATACCCAGTTACTGAACGCCAACAGCTATGAAAAAGGCAGCTGGATCATACACATGATGCGCCGCCAAATGGGCGATCAGCATTTCTGGTCAGGTTTGCGCCGCTATTACGTACGCTACAAAAACGGTAATGCTACCAGCAATGATTTGTGGCAGATTATGGAAACCGAAAGCAGACGCGATTTAACCCCCATATTCAAACAGTGGTTAACTCAGCCTGGTCACCCGCAACTGGCGTTTAACTGGCATTACGATGAAGCCAAAAAACAGCTGCAAATTAAAATTACACAGCAGCAAAAAAATTTATTCAGCTTCCCGTTAGATTATCTAGTAGATGGCCAGTTCCAGCAAGTAGATGTTAAAGACCGGGAAACCACCATCCTGTTACCGCTAGATAAAAAAGCTTACAAAGTTGTAGCAGATCCGTATGTTAATTTACTAGGCGAAGTAGAAATAAAGGAAATGTAA
- a CDS encoding nucleotidyl transferase AbiEii/AbiGii toxin family protein, translated as MKGELLKGHRLVGGTALSLYLGHRMSVDIDLFADAGDYGTVDYKAIEAYLQETFPFVSGDFGNDPVFGKSYLVGEHKDEVVKVDIYYSSESFMNEVTEVDDVRLASVADIIAMKVDVVQRGGRKKDFWDLHELLEQYSVKQMIDLHAKAYEWTHNEQLVFQKFTDFEQADEDFDPICLKEKEWPFIKEDFEDALESFAQPPL; from the coding sequence ATGAAGGGCGAGCTCTTAAAAGGCCACCGGCTCGTCGGGGGTACAGCTTTGAGCCTGTACTTAGGCCACCGCATGTCCGTTGACATCGACCTGTTCGCGGATGCCGGTGACTACGGGACGGTTGACTACAAAGCGATTGAGGCGTATTTGCAGGAAACCTTTCCCTTTGTAAGCGGTGATTTCGGCAACGACCCCGTATTTGGAAAATCCTACCTGGTTGGCGAGCATAAAGACGAAGTTGTCAAAGTGGATATTTATTATTCCAGTGAATCCTTTATGAACGAGGTGACGGAAGTGGATGATGTCCGCCTGGCATCAGTGGCAGACATTATCGCGATGAAAGTGGATGTTGTACAGCGAGGCGGCAGAAAAAAAGATTTCTGGGATTTACATGAGCTCCTGGAGCAATACAGCGTTAAACAAATGATCGATTTGCATGCGAAGGCTTATGAATGGACGCATAATGAACAACTTGTCTTTCAGAAGTTTACGGACTTTGAACAGGCTGACGAGGATTTTGACCCTATCTGTCTAAAAGAAAAGGAATGGCCTTTCATTAAGGAAGATTTCGAGGATGCCTTGGAAAGCTTCGCTCAGCCGCCTCTCTGA